Genomic DNA from Xiphophorus hellerii strain 12219 chromosome 16, Xiphophorus_hellerii-4.1, whole genome shotgun sequence:
ctcaGCGTATTCATCTTTTAACTAATGCATCCAATTACTACAAAATGTTTCTGGACAAACAATTACACCATgggttttacttttattagatTACTTTTGAATTACATTTATGTCTATTTGATCTACCCAATGTACTGATCTTGTCATATGttgttccatttattttaatgtaaccTATGTCACACAGCATTGTCTAAAACATGCTCACCTAAGCGTGGTTGTTCTTGTGAAGTCAATAACCTATTCCACACATATTAAACTGTGACAACAAGTAGCCATATAAGCAACTCATGTGGATTAGTAGCAGTGTTGCTTGGAGAATCAATCAGAATCTGTAGATTTTATAGGCCTTGGTTTTGAAAACGAATTGGTTGAATTAGAATGTTTTTAGTTCTACTATTCTTTTAAAAGATATCAAATGTTCTAGTTTGTTCCTTTGTTTGCTTAATACTGTTGTGTATGTTCTTGTAGGATGTCCAGGTTCCAGTTTGCCCGTTGTGTAATACTCCCATTCCCATCAAAAGAGGCGAGATGCCTGACATAAAAGTGGGAGAACACATCGACCGGGACTGCAAATCAGACCCTGcgcaaagaaagagaaaggtTAAAATAATGCAGAGTTCCCCCTAACCATGTGGCACAATGTCATCAAAAACAGTgataacaggttttttttttctttctttcagatattcacaaataaaTGTTCTAAAGGTGGCtgtaaacaaaaggaaatgatACGAGTCACCTGCGACCAGTGTCATTTAAATTACTGTCTCAAACATCGACACCCACTAGACCACGACTGTAAGACTGACGGGAAGTCTCTTTCCAAATCTGGGTGAGTACAGTTGTCCTAAGTATTCTGAAacggttttcctttttttctgaattatcACATTGAACCTGGTGatttaaggttttttgttttttccatagACATGCTGCTGTAATGAGGTCTCAAGATGCTTCCTCTTCGTCTGCCTCTAGTTCTCGTTCATCTGCTTCAGGAAACCCTCGGCCTGTTTCTAATGGCGTAACTGTAAACAACAGAGCTTACAGCTCAGGGTGAGTGTTGCTACCCCACATTTGTTCAGTAATGGACATATTGaatatatatactttatttaACACATTGTATTCCTGCTTTTCCCAGCTCTACCCCGCGGATTCCCACATCCGTTTCAGCACAGAATGTAATTCCTCCCTCGGCGTCCTTTCAGGCCGGCATGGTATGAACACAACTTTGATGAAATCACCTTATGTAAAGTAACCACTAGTATATTGAAAGTGAACTCAAACATTCTGCTTCTACATTGTCTCTTCAGACAGAGGAGCAGGCTTTACAAAGAGCACTGGAGATGTCTTTGGCTGATTCGAGGCCAGCTGCTCAACCAACCCTCAGGTGAGTTACGTTAACAAAGTGCCTCTGATTTTCCCTAACTTCCTCTTCATTTAGCTGCTTATTAAGTAGATCAGTAATGTGTGTATATAATATGGATGAAATGCAGACTTGCAGGTGTTTCTCAGTGACAGGGGTGGGCATGATGGTTGGCTTATATGGCAAGCTAATTCTGCATTTAATTTTCAGGATTGCCGCTTAGATCGTCATCGTCCCTGTTTAGCTGTGATATGAACTTTTTCTTTATATGCTGAAAAAGTCTTTTCACAAATGCATGCAGAATCTTTTTATAACTGGGCATGAATTTTTAGCTAAAACCCAGATCTCTGGTTAGATACTGTTTTTACTGTTCAGGTACTTTACAGTCTCCCAGGTCATTTATGGTTGATTTTCCCCTTGTTGCTGTGAATGATGAGCATATCCAGCAATATTGTTCTGAAGGTTATGATAATGTTCCAAAACTGTGTGACTTAAAAGTGTTTCAAGAATCTACATGGATTTATAAAAATTCACTTATTCAGCTTCCATCTTTTGCTTGGTTCTGATAGTTATTGAGCAGTGTTTAATGCTGATATAAATAGCACTCGGTATTGGTCGGTCCTGTGAGGTGTTCAAAGCTGTGGAGATAGTTTTATAATCTAACCCTGTCCACAACCCTGTTCTGTGTGGTGTGACCTTTGGACTTTACGGTGCTCTTTGTTTggtaatgttctctaacaaaccacTGAGGCCTCCATAGCACAGCTGGTTTTATGTAtagataaaattacacacaggtgaacttctgtttatctttgtgacttctgaaggcaactgATTCTCTGGAATTTATActgagctgaatacaaatgcatgccacacttttcagatattatCTGTAAAAAATTTAGGAAACTGTGTTTCTTTTCCCTTCCActttatatgtgttttttttttttttttgcttggtcTATTACATATAAATGatgataaaataaacagaattatttGAAAGGTGATCAAATGTATGTCACTGTATGAAGAGATATGAATAATCTTTCAAACTGTAAGTAGTTTTTATGATTTAGTTGGTATCCAGAAACCGACTTGGCTCTGTTTCAGATCTGAATTAAAGTCATGATGTAGTGCATTGCTAATAGTGAATCAGAAACGGCACATTTTTCTTGTAGCGTACACCAAGTGCAAAGGAGAAAATCCACATAAACAAAGAAACCTGAAAAACAGCCATGACAGCGCTCTCTGCTTACAGATTTGAACCATCACATAGGCGTGGCTCTTTAGTGTTTGTCGAACAAAACAGGCTGATgggattatttaaataattttaatgaggTTGCACTTGAATCAAACTCAAGGGTCCACCGTTATGCATGTCGTCCAGTTTGTGGGGTTTTCACTCCGGGATGTTTTCCCCTCAGCCCTCAGGAGCAGGAGGACCAGGCCCTGGCTCAGGCTCTGGCCGCCAGCGAAGAAGAATACCGACGCCAACAACAGAGACAACAGGTACCTGGAATTTAGGCACCAGTAGCATGCTTACAGGAAAACATGTAGGTACACAGTTGTCATGGCAACCCATCTGCTTCtgaacttttgtgtttttttgtttttttagcagcaGATGAAAGGCTAATTTACATCAAATTTCTAATaggtttttgaaaatgtgtggaTGAAAGTTCTTTGTTTCTAACTgggctttttttctcctttctctttAGGGAAGAGAGACCAAacagtccacctgctgcctttcTTAGTCTTGGAGCCCCATTTATGCTTCAAGCTGTGCTAATTGTTTGCTAGATAATGTACTTCTCAGATGTCAGTACCCAGAATGATTGATTGTTCCATGAAGAATTGCTCTTGAAAGTTGCTGCAATCTTGCCACCTTCCACATATAAGCACATACACTTTTCAGCAGGatctgtcatttttaatgaattagttgttgttgtaaatattttatatgcCAATCATGATGACTCTATTATAATATAGatattgaataaattaaagGTGCACTTAAATTTTAACTTTGTCCTTTGAGTGTAATTTAATGCAACTCATCTAAAGTGCTAAGTCTTGTTGTTAAGGCGGATCAGGAAGTCCATCAGAGGAGTGAGGTGGAATAAATTTGCCCATGCTTTTAGTGGGAAATGTCAGTGTGTGAGGATGTTTTCTAGCACAGCTTGTTTGTGTGTGACACATTTGTTGTGTTGACCTGGAATATTCATGAACACATTTCCTAAATTTagctgcttgttgtttttttttttgctttttatctttaattagaaaatgGTTGATTATGTTTCAAGTCAAATGTAAACAAGATAAAAGCATGGGTAATACAAGAGATAAATGGAACTAGAAATAATTAtactgttgatgacaatgaaaTCAACAGTTATTTTTTGCTAACTGCATTAGAGTTACACAAAGTGCATCAGTATGAGCGATgttaaacttctgattttgctGTGAAATACAGCATATCAAATCAACTCAATTTAATTGTGGTAATCAAGTTTTAACTTACAATTGTCTTCTGCTGCTCAGACTAATAATTGTCAGAATGTCaatttattcaaaacatttgagaGAAATGTTTCACTGATTCAATCTGCAGTTTAGATCACAATAATAATTCAACATAGACATTTGGAGATAAAGgattaactgaaaaaaagattAGTCATTGCTGGTGACATCACTGTGGAGAAAGTATTTGCCCCTTTACAAATCTCTTCTGGTTTGGCTCTCTTTATCTTGTTTCATCTCTTCAAATACAGTTTAATACTAGACAAAGATCTCCTGGGGATATACTGATTAGCAGTCATGTAATCATTTCTTAAGGGAAAAAGACATCGCTACCTCTTGGCCTTTTGTCAAAATGCATCCCTTAAACTAATAATTCATGATTACAAATAAACTAATTAgcaattttacaaatttttttaaaagccgaGTTCAGTTTCACTCGCCTCAGGTAAGCCTGATACTGCCAGATGTGCATAatcaaaaaatgacttaaatagGACCTGTCTAAGACAAAGCAATCAAAGATCcttaaaatcaaactgaatgAACTTAATTAGCTAAATTGACAAATGGTCCAAAAAGTctcaaaacctaaaaaataatctaaagcaTTGCAGACCTCACCTACTTCTATTAAAACGAcatttagaaatataatttGTGTGCAAATTCCAGTATgcaagaaactaaaataaaacgtATATATActaataacataattacaaagcaACACATTGTAAGTGAGATAAACTTttctgaatacttttttttctctaatataTAAATGCTTACAGTAGGTATGATGTATTAATTGTGTCTGGTGTGTTTTTTGgttaaaagatgtttgtttttgcagtgaatttactcacagtgggtagaGTTTTACTGAAGAAAGAGTAGCGATACTTAATATCACTCAAGTGAGAGTAAAAAGTATGGTGTAGTAAAATTACTTCTgagacttctttttttcccacaaaaaaagttattcaagtaaagcagagtaaatgtaactaggtACCACTCTCCTCACAAGCAGAGAGAAGTATTCTCCCCTTTGgatttcttctttattattattgaaccTTATATTGCTGCAGTCCTTTTAAAGAAGGtttgatgtcatttttgtgacctcctggatgagaCGTTGATAAACTCTTGGGAGTAATTCTTACAGGTCAACATCTCAGGTTCATGGCAGTTTGTTTCCTGTGACAGCTCTCACTGTGCTGTCAGGTTGCTGGAGAAACCAAAAGTCTTACAGATGCCATTTAACCCTTTTCAAAACTGATGAAtggcatttctttttcattataatttcttgaatttcttaaaattgtgCATAATAtgactcattttctttttttgtagatcCTAGTACTTTGGCTCTAAAAAGGTCTGGGTATGCCTAGTAATATTAAGCCAAAAGAGCACATAATCAGAGtcaaaccttgttttttttattgttaatccatgaatactttttttttgtttgtttgtttacttagTGCTTTTTCACgtaagtaatttcttggacggctatgttttcttgagtaaaatatgttgatgtAGTGCATCACTTGAGCACAATTTCTGGGTGCTCCACCCAGCTCTGGTCAGTTTTATGTAGGCGAAATTTATTTACACTATAAACAGCAGGGGGCAGTAAGGTACCAATAATGGTTCCCATTTATTTCCATATCCATACCAGAGTAAATTTGCACTGTGCAATAATTTCTTCTTACACACATCACTGTAATTAAAATCTCAAATCTTTTTATTCAATATCTTTTGCCCTACCTGCCATTAACATAATGAATATACAAAAAAACACCTACATAGTTGTTTAATATGAGTAACCTTTAAAGTAGTTAAAGAGCAGAGCTGAAAAATAGCGTGGTGACACTTGCTGTCCAAAGCCATTTACGTAATGGTAATTAAAAGGCACCATTTGGAGGCAAGCAGCTCTTTAGCCATGTCCTTTGACCTGGAACAGCTTGCAAGTGTCACAAAAGTCTAATTACCATCATCTGATGCCATTGATGTGGTTACGTGAGTCATCGTTTTGCAGGTATACTGTAATGAAGTGCAGCGCTGCGATTGTAGAGTGGATTCATTTTCATGCAAATTGTATTCTTCAGTTTTGCCATCACAGCATGCTTTATTATTGTATTCAGATATGCAGTTATACACTAGAAAACCTGATCAGTTCCAGCATCTTACTGCATTAATTTACATATTCATGGTTTTCTCAAGCTACTATaagtaaatttttaaataaatgcaaatttagCTACTTGGTTGTACAATGCTGCGACATATAGTCAGAAGTCAAAGCATTTTGAATTAACCTACCCTGCTGATCACATAAATCAGATTTAATGTCCTCTGTGATAAAGCACACACATTACATGaatttcaaattattaatcAGATGGTTGGATAACACCTATAGACAGAGCAGAagtgttttctgctgcagtcgtttttttaatctttgtgaAATTGGGTTTTTAtagtaataaaatgaaatggaatTTGATTTTCCATGAATGCAAAAAGACGTTTCTGTTGAATCTGGAAATATTATGATATTGGGTAATCAAACTTATAGCAAATGGATCAATCAGAAAGCTATTTTGTTTAAGGACTCAACAGTATGTGCAGCTCAGAGAACAGAGCTTTCttgcagttttcaaatgcaGTTTTTTGCTATGAAATATTGGAGTAGAACTCCACAAGAAAGTTCTTGCAGAAGCAAAATTAAACCCAGGTTTTGTCTACTACTTTTGCCAAAAGAAATTCTCTTTGCCATTGTTCTAAAGGTCACTCTGTGggtgaagaaaacattttaactctTGACAGCTTTTGCAATGGAAAATTCTCGCCTCTGCTCTCTCGATCCTGGCTTTGCAGATTATATTCGATTTTTAAGTCTAGATGGGGTGTTCAAGCACACCTGGTTCCTGTGACACAATACTCTTCACTCAGAGAGCTAAACAACTACATTGGTTGTTGATATTGGGGCAGCGTTTTTCAAGGCTTTCTGGCTAACAGCTGCAAACAGTTTCTGTGTGGAAAAGTATGCAGCCTTGCTTTCATCTAAAAACACAGTGGAATGTAATACTGAGGTGTTGACATTTTGCCATTTGTAAAGGTCACAGATGAACAAAATGTGGAGATTCAAAGAAATAGTGTGACACACTAATGTACAAGTTCAACATAAAAGAGTTGCAAAATAACATAAAGCACAAACATGTCctgaattttaataaacaaatgtgCTGTCCTCTCACACAGAGAAATACAACAAAGAGATGAGATACACcgaaaaagtacaaaaacatattcTGCTAGTGTTGACACCAACATGTAGTTCTGCATACCAAcaaaagtattattttattttatgtaagaCTTGCCCCATTTCATTTGAGAACATTCTTTTGCTTAggttagttttattattttccattttttacaAGCAACAAAATGCATGTTATTTTAACAGgactaaacacattttattggaTAGATCTGAGAGTAAAATACATTGCTATTCAGATCTACCCCATGTATTTAAAAgtcatataaaagaaaacatttaggcTCAGTTGCTCAAGAAGAAATGTGTGGTAAATAGACAAGAGTGAACGCatcagttgctttttatatgtAACCATGTGAAGCGCCGGATAAGTCTGATGTCATTAATTGCTTAGAGAGATTTCAGCATGCGGCCATGTATGTAATTGCTCTCCTAAGTTATCATTTACATGCCTAAGACCCCTTCTAAGATATGAATATGTGAACTGTTGTAAATCCTTTTAAGAGCCCACAACTGGGCTTCTTTGGGGTCACTCAGAGTTGAGGGAGCCAGTATATTGCTCTATGCTTTAGACTTAATAAGTGGCTATTCCACTCTAAGAGCAGTTCTTGGTTCAGGTCAAGCCTTGACCATTATGGTCATGCAGAAGGCAGGCTAAGAGCCTCAAAGTCATTTTCAATCTTCAGCTTTTGCAAGGAAATCATAAGGCTTATTGGCTGGATCTGTGTTGGATTTACATTTCATTATGCTGGCATTTTCCACGCAGAGACATGAGTTCACTAGGAATAATGTGATCCAATCCAACATCTACAGTAcaaattctgacaaaatgtgaaggcTGATATGAAAACTAAACTcagaatataaattattttacccagttgctatgttgttggtgaataataagttttattattattattattattatttttgaaagttgAGAAAATTAGAcatacaaaaactgaaaatttgtaCAAATTCTACACTAAATGGCAGCCATTTATTGAGTTTGTTGCTTCAATGTAAACTCCACCCATGCTTGCTGTGTTCTACAGGCTAGTAGCAAATTACAGGAGGTGCTTTCGgcaaatgttttcttcctgCCATCTTTCCATGAAGATCAGATCTGCTAAATGCAATATTAATGAGCAGTAGATCTcgagctcctccagagttaatATGCGCATCTTGGCTGCATCTCTGATTAATACTCTTTTTGGCAGGCCTGTTAGATTGACTGGAGCTCTTTACCTCTCAGTCCAGTCCCTTCCTTTTTCACATCATAGAACGACCAATGAGATGATTAAAGTGTAATATATTTTGTTACAACCTAACCCTCCTTTGAACTTCTCCGCAACTTTATCTGTGAGCTGTCTGGTGTGTTCCTTGGATTTAAAGAGGCTGTTGACTAATGTATTCAAACAGGCTTTCAAACAACAGTGGCAATTATGCTGAaatacacacaggtggactctatttattaattacatgacttctgaaggcactagattttatttttgataaaacactTTCCAGATGTCAACTCGTtcaacattttggaaaatgaataattttacaggaagtacaattatttattttatggcaaaatgtgaaacagctCAAGGAGAAAGAGTATTTTATGAggcagtaaataaaataataacacaatCATAACAATGCATTGGCTAGTTTGTCTTTaggcaaatatatattttgtttttttgtttacatgggAGCTGACATCAAAGCTCTAAATTGCTGTCTTTGCTGTTGGAGCAACTGGAGATGTAATGCCTGGAAGTTGAAGAGGAAAAAGCTCAGAGCTCTTATGTGACTGCAATTTCCTAGTATGACCAGTTGCACTTCACAACTCAGCAGGAACTCAGCAGAGTGGTTCAAAATAGGCCCATGGCATCCTAGTGGAAAGGTTTGTAAGAAAGCAGACAATTACAACTGTATGcgttctttttatatttatacataaaaaatattgatttagatCAAAATTCCGTCTCCATGCATCTTAAGAAGCTTTATAGGATTTACTGCTATGGCTATACACTGTTGTGGCAAATTAATAAACTACAAAGCTCCCTGGAGGATTTTGCTTCGGTAAACCAGCTGGACAGCAGACTGTGAATGTTGAGTGACTAATTTGCTAAAACATGCACTTATTATAAATCAGATGCTCAGCTT
This window encodes:
- the zfand2a gene encoding AN1-type zinc finger protein 2A isoform X3, with product MEFPDLGEHCSEKTCKRLDFLPMRCDACQEIFCKDHITYANHKCTSSYKKDVQVPVCPLCNTPIPIKRGEMPDIKVGEHIDRDCKSDPAQRKRKIFTNKCSKGGCKQKEMIRVTCDQCHLNYCLKHRHPLDHDCKTDGKSLSKSGHAAVMRSQDASSSSASSSRSSASGNPRPVSNGVTVNNRAYSSGSTPRIPTSVSAQNVIPPSASFQAGMTEEQALQRALEMSLADSRPAAQPTLSPQEQEDQALAQALAASEEEYRRQQQRQQVPGI
- the zfand2a gene encoding AN1-type zinc finger protein 2A isoform X2, yielding MEFPDLGEHCSEKTCKRLDFLPMRCDACQEIFCKDHITYANHKCTSSYKKDVQVPVCPLCNTPIPIKRGEMPDIKVGEHIDRDCKSDPAQRKRKIFTNKCSKGGCKQKEMIRVTCDQCHLNYCLKHRHPLDHDCKTDGKSLSKSGHAAVMRSQDASSSSASSSRSSASGNPRPVSNGVTVNNRAYSSGSTPRIPTSVSAQNVIPPSASFQAGMTEEQALQRALEMSLADSRPAAQPTLSPQEQEDQALAQALAASEEEYRRQQQRQQQQMKG
- the zfand2a gene encoding AN1-type zinc finger protein 2A isoform X1 gives rise to the protein MEFPDLGEHCSEKTCKRLDFLPMRCDACQEIFCKDHITYANHKCTSSYKKDVQVPVCPLCNTPIPIKRGEMPDIKVGEHIDRDCKSDPAQRKRKIFTNKCSKGGCKQKEMIRVTCDQCHLNYCLKHRHPLDHDCKTDGKSLSKSGHAAVMRSQDASSSSASSSRSSASGNPRPVSNGVTVNNRAYSSGSTPRIPTSVSAQNVIPPSASFQAGMTEEQALQRALEMSLADSRPAAQPTLSPQEQEDQALAQALAASEEEYRRQQQRQQGRETKQSTCCLS